A portion of the Candidatus Dependentiae bacterium genome contains these proteins:
- a CDS encoding C40 family peptidase, which translates to MNAILQRYLLLALFITSVAPQKTFAMQRQPTHQVTAPFVSIFYPHNNPKRYTVSQKFYIDSKIDNDEYYQMHQYLYGNTVKLVGNEACGSDGSFGYVSSTDDSQFAKIMVKSEFSTPVIVCAATAQIFYDDLSPALIIPMGSLLYVQNSSDPDYFKFLDPSGSTMLISRKNVNAVEDLEQLDEHYLRAKIIAQAKKLIGYPYQWGGLCACEGSGFDCAGFVQTVYRSCGKKIERCVNRQFSRSKQVEPSALRAGDLIFFYQSRQSFNKADHVCLYEGDEMIIEASPFTGAVTKVKSEDLLGKKIIDFQNNEPISFAGVTYLISFRSLLN; encoded by the coding sequence ATGAACGCAATACTACAACGGTACTTACTTCTCGCATTATTCATCACGAGCGTTGCCCCGCAGAAAACATTCGCCATGCAACGCCAACCGACACATCAAGTAACAGCTCCGTTTGTATCGATTTTTTACCCACATAACAATCCAAAAAGATATACCGTTTCGCAAAAATTTTATATCGATAGCAAGATTGATAACGATGAGTACTATCAAATGCATCAATACTTGTACGGCAATACAGTAAAACTCGTAGGCAACGAAGCGTGCGGAAGTGATGGCTCATTTGGTTATGTTTCGTCAACAGACGACAGCCAATTTGCTAAGATTATGGTCAAATCAGAATTTTCAACTCCTGTTATTGTTTGTGCCGCAACAGCGCAAATTTTTTATGATGACCTCTCGCCTGCGCTTATCATACCAATGGGCTCTTTGCTTTACGTCCAAAATAGTAGCGATCCTGATTATTTTAAGTTTCTTGATCCAAGCGGATCAACCATGCTCATCTCCAGAAAAAATGTTAACGCTGTTGAAGATCTTGAGCAGCTCGATGAACACTACTTGCGTGCAAAAATTATTGCACAGGCAAAAAAGCTGATTGGATATCCCTACCAATGGGGCGGACTGTGCGCATGTGAAGGAAGTGGATTTGATTGTGCGGGTTTTGTACAAACCGTATATCGATCATGTGGTAAAAAAATCGAACGATGTGTTAATCGTCAATTCTCGAGAAGCAAACAAGTAGAACCATCAGCATTACGTGCTGGTGATCTTATTTTTTTCTATCAAAGTAGACAAAGCTTTAACAAGGCAGACCATGTTTGCCTGTATGAGGGTGATGAGATGATCATTGAAGCATCACCATTTACAGGAGCTGTAACCAAGGTTAAATCTGAAGATTTGCTCGGTAAAAAAATTATTGATTTTCAAAACAATGAGCCAATTTCATTTGCCGGTGTAACATATTTAATTTCGTTCCGCTCATTACTGAATTAA
- a CDS encoding class I SAM-dependent methyltransferase: MNKPCLTTYQKLCTEFYDLIEHPYSQQALRLYMNYAAQAQGPILEPMCGTGRFLIPMLQAGFDAYGFDASEHMLDGLKQKFAALSNKPAPVWQAFVENFSSDTRYQLIFVPYGSWGLITNLENCKNGLEIMYHHLEPGGKFVLEIETVASLPQPCGIERRGVQTRADGSKIVLTTMTSYNPESQVFSSQCRYDSIIDNQITNTEHEEFKQYLYNFDEMDQLLTNAGFIHIKKYQDHALNGAIDRSTHILIYECTK, from the coding sequence ATGAATAAACCATGTCTCACAACCTATCAAAAACTCTGTACCGAGTTTTATGACTTGATCGAGCATCCATACTCCCAGCAAGCTCTACGCCTGTACATGAACTATGCAGCTCAAGCTCAAGGACCAATTTTAGAGCCAATGTGTGGAACCGGTCGCTTTCTCATTCCCATGCTCCAAGCAGGTTTTGATGCTTATGGCTTTGATGCCTCAGAGCACATGCTTGATGGGTTAAAGCAAAAGTTTGCGGCTCTGAGCAATAAGCCTGCTCCGGTGTGGCAAGCGTTTGTGGAAAATTTTAGCAGCGATACACGGTATCAATTAATCTTTGTCCCCTATGGGTCGTGGGGGTTAATAACCAATCTTGAAAACTGTAAAAACGGTCTTGAAATTATGTATCATCACCTGGAACCCGGTGGAAAGTTTGTTCTTGAAATAGAAACGGTTGCATCACTACCTCAACCTTGTGGCATCGAGCGACGCGGTGTGCAAACAAGGGCTGATGGCTCAAAAATTGTTCTTACCACTATGACTTCGTATAATCCAGAATCACAAGTTTTCAGCTCTCAATGTCGATACGACTCTATTATTGACAATCAGATTACCAATACTGAGCACGAAGAGTTTAAACAGTATCTTTATAACTTTGATGAAATGGATCAATTATTGACAAATGCTGGCTTTATTCATATCAAAAAATATCAAGACCATGCATTGAATGGTGCAATAGACCGGAGTACACACATACTCATCTATGAATGTACCAAATAG
- a CDS encoding ABC transporter ATP-binding protein, which translates to MKTKRPLKQLMHYMLRHKGSLLLAVLSSILNKLCDIVPEILIGIAIDVIVNQQHSTVARLTNIQDPYMQLYLVAGLTALLWIGESIFEYCYLILWKNLAHTIQHTLRLSTYAHMQQLDTAYFENKTTGGLLSIINDDINQLELFLSEGPNAIIQLVVNIIIMGGIFTYISPMLAVLTLLPVPFVIMIAYYFQNRLATLYGAVRERVEALGSHIASRLIGITTIKSYTCEQYEIDCLAQESLAYKQESQRASHVNAAYIPIVRMGILCGFIMSMIAGGILALNGTLPISFYAVLVFLTQRFLWPFTTLTTITDMYERAMASARRVFTILAQHSKIIDGKQSLELGKVKGALTFNNVSFAYNNGVSIFKNLSFTIAANSTVAFVGSTGSGKSTIIKLILRFYDSMQGSISLDDTDIKTLQTSALRQAIALVSQEVYLVNGTIADNIAYGSTNASRQEIIHAAQLAQADNFITQLPHGYDALVGENGKNLSGGQRQRISIARAILKNPPIFIFDEATSALDNETEAIVQRSMTTLAQNHTMVIIAHRLSTVRHADTIFVMEKGAIVESGNHDELIIKNGVYAGLWKIQTGELS; encoded by the coding sequence ATGAAAACAAAGAGACCATTAAAACAGTTAATGCATTATATGCTGCGCCATAAGGGCTCATTGCTGTTAGCTGTCTTGAGTTCAATACTCAATAAATTATGTGACATTGTTCCGGAAATTTTAATCGGTATCGCTATTGATGTCATCGTCAACCAACAACACTCAACGGTTGCACGTCTTACAAATATACAAGATCCATACATGCAATTATATCTCGTTGCAGGGCTCACCGCACTGCTTTGGATTGGCGAATCAATATTTGAATATTGCTACCTCATTCTCTGGAAAAACCTTGCACATACTATTCAACACACCTTGCGTTTAAGCACCTATGCACACATGCAACAGTTGGATACCGCTTATTTTGAAAACAAAACCACAGGGGGTTTACTTTCCATCATCAATGATGACATCAATCAGTTGGAACTTTTTCTCAGTGAAGGCCCCAATGCCATCATTCAACTTGTTGTTAACATCATTATCATGGGTGGAATCTTTACGTACATCTCGCCCATGCTTGCGGTGCTGACGCTACTCCCGGTGCCGTTTGTCATCATGATCGCTTATTATTTTCAAAACCGTTTGGCAACCCTGTATGGGGCGGTACGCGAGCGCGTTGAAGCACTAGGAAGCCATATAGCAAGCAGACTCATCGGCATTACCACCATCAAGAGTTATACTTGCGAACAATACGAAATTGATTGCTTAGCTCAAGAAAGTTTAGCGTATAAACAAGAAAGCCAACGTGCAAGCCATGTTAACGCTGCTTACATCCCAATAGTTCGTATGGGTATTTTGTGTGGATTTATTATGAGCATGATCGCAGGCGGAATTTTGGCACTCAATGGAACACTGCCTATCAGCTTTTATGCGGTATTGGTTTTTTTAACGCAGCGTTTTTTATGGCCATTCACCACATTGACCACCATAACCGATATGTACGAACGTGCTATGGCATCGGCACGTCGTGTTTTTACTATTTTGGCTCAGCACTCCAAGATTATTGATGGCAAGCAAAGCTTGGAGCTGGGTAAAGTTAAGGGCGCTTTGACGTTTAACAATGTCTCTTTTGCCTACAACAATGGAGTAAGTATTTTTAAAAATCTATCGTTCACTATTGCGGCCAACAGTACTGTTGCATTTGTCGGCTCTACGGGCTCAGGCAAAAGCACCATCATTAAATTGATTTTACGATTCTACGACAGCATGCAAGGCTCAATTTCTCTTGATGACACCGACATCAAGACCTTACAAACATCCGCACTTCGCCAAGCTATTGCGCTGGTAAGCCAGGAGGTCTATTTAGTTAATGGCACAATTGCTGACAACATTGCATATGGAAGCACCAATGCATCACGCCAAGAGATTATACATGCAGCGCAACTAGCTCAAGCGGATAACTTTATTACACAGTTACCACACGGGTATGATGCTTTGGTTGGTGAAAATGGAAAAAATCTTTCTGGAGGGCAACGACAAAGAATTTCTATTGCTCGAGCTATCCTTAAAAATCCACCTATTTTTATTTTCGATGAAGCAACATCAGCACTTGATAACGAAACAGAAGCGATCGTTCAACGCTCTATGACAACACTTGCACAAAATCACACAATGGTTATTATTGCTCACCGATTATCAACCGTACGTCATGCTGATACCATTTTTGTTATGGAAAAAGGGGCAATTGTTGAATCTGGAAACCATGATGAACTCATCATAAAAAACGGTGTCTATGCTGGATTGTGGAAAATTCAAACAGGAGAGCTTTCTTAA
- a CDS encoding FCD domain-containing protein translates to MNTACIKKTLITTEKDNTLALQCYEQLQEDIINGTFAPGQKLKIELLKQRLDVGQSPIREALSRLVASGLVETQDNKGFRVAQVSEANIRDIYRTFFQIELLALNQAMELGDDAWEASVAAALHHLALVETRQEPVSYQVWAQRNYAFHVALISGCNSPLLLQIRANVYHRFDRYCRIAFNLSNTQLHLNHDEHKKLADAVLERNTKKVHELLEYHIFGALEDVIATLQKNNLL, encoded by the coding sequence ATGAACACTGCATGTATAAAAAAGACACTTATAACGACAGAAAAAGACAATACGCTGGCTTTACAGTGCTATGAGCAGCTCCAAGAAGATATCATCAATGGTACCTTTGCTCCGGGGCAAAAGCTCAAGATAGAACTCCTCAAGCAGCGACTTGATGTTGGCCAAAGCCCCATTCGAGAAGCATTGTCTCGCTTGGTTGCTTCAGGCCTAGTCGAGACACAAGACAATAAAGGTTTTCGGGTTGCTCAAGTTTCTGAAGCAAATATTCGTGATATCTATCGCACCTTCTTCCAGATTGAGCTTTTAGCACTTAACCAAGCAATGGAACTGGGCGATGATGCATGGGAGGCATCAGTTGCCGCGGCGCTGCATCACCTGGCACTGGTTGAAACCAGGCAAGAACCGGTATCGTACCAAGTCTGGGCTCAGCGGAATTATGCCTTTCACGTCGCGCTGATATCGGGTTGCAATTCTCCTCTTTTGCTTCAGATTCGAGCCAATGTCTATCACCGTTTTGATCGGTACTGCCGCATCGCATTTAACCTTTCTAATACACAACTGCATCTCAATCACGATGAGCATAAAAAACTTGCTGATGCTGTCCTTGAAAGAAATACAAAAAAAGTACATGAGCTCTTGGAGTACCACATTTTTGGAGCATTAGAAGATGTTATTGCAACCCTTCAAAAAAATAACTTGTTATAA
- a CDS encoding peroxiredoxin, translating to MSIGIFGVNALSIGNQAPEFMLPDQDHKIRTLTEFKGKYVVLYFYPKDDTPGCRKQACQLRDNFGEFEKQDIVVLGINYDSPDSHKKFKEKYHLPFILLSDKDKVTAKKYGAKNWWFIPVPYRMTFVIDPQGKISSILPNVDVASHAQEVLKIVQEKESQ from the coding sequence ATGAGCATAGGGATATTTGGGGTTAACGCCTTATCAATAGGAAATCAAGCACCAGAGTTTATGCTACCAGACCAAGATCACAAAATCCGTACGTTGACTGAATTTAAGGGTAAATACGTTGTTTTATATTTTTATCCAAAAGATGACACTCCCGGTTGCAGAAAGCAGGCCTGCCAGTTGAGAGATAATTTCGGAGAGTTTGAAAAGCAGGATATTGTTGTCTTGGGCATTAATTATGATTCACCTGATTCGCATAAAAAATTTAAAGAAAAATACCACTTGCCGTTTATTCTTTTGAGCGACAAAGACAAAGTAACCGCAAAAAAATATGGTGCAAAAAATTGGTGGTTTATTCCGGTTCCGTATCGCATGACTTTTGTAATTGACCCTCAAGGCAAAATTTCTTCAATCTTACCAAATGTTGATGTTGCAAGCCATGCACAAGAAGTGCTGAAAATTGTTCAGGAAAAAGAATCTCAATAA
- a CDS encoding flotillin family protein yields the protein MFDYILIACALFALFIFFTFFFLASCYKRCSSNKILAVYGKIAGERSVKCYHGGGAFIWPLIQDYSFLDLTPMTLHIPLKSALSQQNIRINVPSTFTVAIDTTPEAMNNAAVRLLSLSRKDIELMASEIIIGQLRLTVASLMIEEINQDRERFLLEIRNHIESELKKIGLMLLNVNITDITDESGYIESIGRKSVATALNQAKIDVANQEKTGEIGRAEAEQERRTQVANYNAQAVEGENEAKAKIASVNAALLEQEAEAAQRGQIAQQNAYAQINKAKSLAELQRLEAEEIVPKEIQRRIIEIAAAADAAKQRLEAEGKAAAILQVKEAEAEGIRKVLTAQADGYKLLVQACGNNSQDAATMLMIEKLQEIAKIQAEAIKNLKIDKITVWDSGSSEKGSSTAHFVSSMVKSLPPLHEIAAMSGINLPAYLGDLNNPNNSSNTLNKTNIQ from the coding sequence ATGTTCGATTACATTTTAATTGCTTGTGCGCTCTTTGCACTCTTCATTTTTTTCACGTTCTTCTTCCTTGCAAGCTGTTATAAACGCTGTTCATCGAACAAAATTTTAGCAGTTTACGGAAAGATAGCCGGTGAGCGATCGGTTAAATGTTACCACGGTGGTGGTGCGTTTATTTGGCCACTCATTCAAGATTATTCATTCCTTGATTTGACACCAATGACATTGCACATTCCACTCAAGTCTGCGTTGTCTCAACAGAACATCCGTATCAACGTACCAAGTACCTTTACGGTTGCTATTGATACAACACCAGAAGCGATGAATAATGCTGCTGTTCGCTTGCTTTCGCTTTCACGCAAAGATATCGAACTCATGGCATCTGAAATCATCATCGGTCAATTACGCTTGACCGTTGCCTCATTGATGATTGAAGAAATTAACCAAGATCGCGAACGCTTCTTGCTTGAAATCAGAAATCATATCGAATCTGAGCTCAAGAAAATTGGACTCATGCTCTTGAACGTTAACATAACCGATATCACCGATGAGTCTGGTTACATCGAAAGCATTGGTCGCAAGTCGGTTGCAACAGCGCTTAATCAAGCAAAAATTGATGTCGCAAATCAAGAAAAAACTGGTGAAATTGGTCGAGCAGAAGCTGAGCAAGAACGAAGAACGCAAGTTGCCAACTATAATGCACAAGCTGTTGAAGGTGAAAACGAAGCAAAAGCAAAAATTGCAAGTGTTAATGCAGCATTGCTTGAACAAGAAGCTGAAGCGGCACAACGAGGTCAAATTGCGCAACAAAATGCGTATGCTCAAATTAACAAAGCAAAAAGCTTAGCTGAACTACAACGCCTTGAAGCTGAAGAAATTGTACCCAAAGAAATCCAGCGTCGCATCATTGAAATTGCAGCTGCTGCAGATGCAGCTAAGCAACGCTTAGAAGCAGAAGGTAAAGCTGCTGCAATATTACAAGTCAAAGAAGCAGAAGCAGAAGGTATCCGTAAAGTTCTTACCGCTCAAGCTGACGGTTACAAATTATTGGTACAAGCATGCGGGAATAACAGTCAAGATGCTGCAACTATGCTCATGATTGAAAAGCTCCAAGAGATTGCAAAAATCCAGGCTGAAGCAATCAAAAATCTTAAGATTGATAAGATTACCGTTTGGGATAGCGGCTCTTCTGAAAAAGGAAGTTCAACCGCTCACTTTGTAAGCAGCATGGTAAAGTCATTACCGCCGCTGCATGAAATTGCTGCGATGTCAGGCATTAATTTGCCAGCTTATTTGGGCGATTTAAACAACCCAAATAATTCATCTAATACATTGAACAAAACAAATATCCAATAA